In a genomic window of Nodosilinea sp. E11:
- the rplU gene encoding 50S ribosomal protein L21 produces MTYAIVEAGGKQLRVEPGRFYDIDRLALEVDDQVTLERVLFVDNDGEALVGQPVVEGATVTGSVVSHLRGRKIIVYKMQPKKKTRKKQGHRQELTRVMINAIEVNGKAIAGKTAAATPAEAEAVAAES; encoded by the coding sequence ATGACGTACGCAATTGTTGAAGCCGGTGGAAAGCAGCTGCGGGTAGAGCCGGGCCGTTTTTACGACATTGATCGGCTGGCGCTTGAGGTAGACGACCAAGTCACCCTAGAGCGGGTGTTGTTCGTTGACAATGATGGCGAAGCCCTAGTAGGTCAGCCGGTGGTTGAAGGGGCAACAGTGACCGGCAGCGTGGTTAGCCACCTGCGGGGCCGCAAAATTATCGTCTACAAAATGCAGCCCAAAAAGAAAACCCGCAAAAAGCAGGGCCACCGCCAAGAACTCACCCGAGTCATGATCAATGCCATTGAGGTAAATGGCAAGGCGATCGCTGGCAAAACCGCCGCCGCCACTCCCGCCGAAGCCGAGGCTGTAGCTGCCGAGAGCTAA
- the rpmA gene encoding 50S ribosomal protein L27, with protein sequence MAHKKGTGSTRNGRDSNAKRLGVKRYGGEAVRAGNILIRQRGTKIHPGENVGRGGDDTLFALVDGVVTFERRGKNRKKVSVYPAAVEAVAAV encoded by the coding sequence ATGGCTCACAAGAAAGGTACAGGTAGTACTCGTAACGGTCGCGACTCAAACGCTAAACGCCTGGGCGTCAAGCGCTATGGCGGCGAAGCTGTGCGGGCTGGCAACATCTTGATTCGTCAGCGGGGCACCAAAATTCATCCCGGTGAAAACGTTGGCCGCGGTGGTGACGACACCCTGTTTGCTCTAGTAGACGGCGTGGTCACCTTCGAGCGTCGCGGCAAGAACCGCAAGAAAGTCAGTGTCTATCCCGCTGCTGTAGAAGCGGTGGCCGCAGTCTAA
- a CDS encoding DUF2188 domain-containing protein, with product MPWTDDNYPTSLKNLTAEVRRKAIDIANALLEDGYEDGRAIAIATAQAEKWAQHRHKQIAKKNTGGTTGQAIDSEHQQDHSDPIHVCADPDGAGWMATQRQKRIAQSSKQADVIDQARAKAKAQNTALYIHNRAGHIRETRDYS from the coding sequence ATGCCCTGGACCGACGACAACTACCCAACCTCCTTAAAAAATCTGACTGCCGAAGTGCGGCGGAAGGCAATAGACATTGCCAATGCCCTGCTAGAGGATGGTTATGAAGACGGACGGGCGATCGCGATCGCGACTGCCCAGGCCGAGAAATGGGCTCAGCACCGCCACAAACAAATTGCCAAAAAAAATACCGGTGGCACCACCGGCCAAGCAATTGACTCAGAGCACCAACAAGATCATAGTGACCCCATTCACGTCTGCGCCGATCCCGATGGAGCAGGATGGATGGCCACCCAGAGGCAAAAGCGCATTGCCCAGAGCAGCAAGCAAGCTGACGTCATCGATCAAGCGCGAGCAAAGGCTAAGGCTCAAAACACGGCGCTATACATTCACAACCGAGCCGGTCATATCCGTGAAACCCGTGACTACTCCTGA
- a CDS encoding CHAT domain-containing protein translates to MTQAVTQEFQLSITPVGADTYWLRLEDVAPGVPLAETQVTWPLDSWLAQAEALFQDPLHALLSAAPPHNGPQLDSPWTQLGQALYQGLFQGRIRDSWVAAQSVAQNRRQPLRLRLGFKDSRVQRLPWELLYGDDRPLATGLDVTLCRYYQNQAITDLATMAPLAPASVPLRVLVVISAPNDQERLALRQEVQSLMDTLQTAEPGHLALAVTMVEQPGRPELVQALEQGSFQILHYAGHSDAGETGGDLFLVNRQTGLTDRLSGEDLAGLLVNNGIRLAVFNSCRGAYTPQDDAQAGWRDQNLVQALVNRGVPGVIAMADRIPDDVALTFTQLLYRNLHQGHPIDLCLSRVRQGLMSAYGSDQPFWMLPLLYLRADFDGYLYQAEPSAALSGLNGLESDDLTEVALMVPDYSTDPDISGLAAEILTRQAADLASDRPPLPLYDWLQEDDPPEAEVAVAHLVEQLSQPASVAPDQPPAADPTENLRPLPEAPYPVSSLPDRQTEGLKLVLAAAKTLVPHHRWPPSRNLMVWGSLSLAGLGAVLGLSIATLSAINRPTTAQPTSPIDRPVALSDRTTQPNEVILSSAISALALDRTATARPLLEQLLDRHDLNAAASALINVAEPQLQDPDIAFVRGRLAWQQMITDPAVGTSPSDALRAWLDATQGRPDFLEAWVGLGFAHYALGDYSEAINAWERAIALDQSQRRDIDPAAGPQVANPITVHAYAGLAMAYHQESSITLLPAEQAPFQQQAQSYYSQTLALNPAMVNSNTLALHWLWSPTLISDWQTTVSQLAISGTPTWP, encoded by the coding sequence GTGACTCAGGCTGTGACCCAGGAATTTCAACTTTCGATTACTCCCGTTGGGGCAGACACCTACTGGCTGCGCCTCGAAGACGTTGCGCCAGGGGTGCCCTTGGCCGAAACCCAGGTCACCTGGCCCCTCGATAGCTGGCTTGCCCAAGCCGAAGCGCTGTTTCAAGATCCTCTGCATGCCCTATTGAGCGCGGCCCCTCCCCACAATGGCCCTCAGCTCGATAGCCCCTGGACTCAGCTAGGCCAAGCGCTCTATCAGGGGCTATTTCAAGGGCGCATTCGCGACAGTTGGGTGGCCGCCCAAAGCGTCGCCCAAAACCGGCGGCAGCCCCTACGACTGCGACTGGGCTTTAAAGATAGCCGCGTGCAGCGTTTGCCCTGGGAGCTTCTCTACGGCGACGATCGCCCCCTGGCCACCGGGCTCGATGTCACGCTGTGCCGCTATTACCAGAACCAAGCCATCACCGACCTGGCCACTATGGCCCCCTTGGCCCCCGCCAGCGTGCCGTTGCGCGTGCTCGTCGTCATCTCGGCCCCTAACGATCAAGAGCGGTTGGCCCTGCGCCAAGAAGTGCAGAGCCTGATGGATACGCTCCAAACCGCCGAACCCGGTCACCTGGCCCTAGCCGTCACCATGGTGGAGCAGCCGGGGCGGCCTGAGCTGGTTCAGGCCCTAGAGCAGGGCAGCTTCCAAATTCTTCACTACGCAGGCCACAGCGACGCTGGCGAAACCGGCGGCGACCTGTTTTTAGTCAACCGCCAAACGGGCCTTACCGATCGGCTCAGCGGCGAAGACCTGGCCGGGCTGCTGGTCAACAACGGTATTCGCTTGGCAGTGTTTAACTCCTGCCGGGGGGCCTACACCCCGCAAGACGACGCCCAGGCGGGCTGGCGTGACCAAAACCTGGTGCAGGCTCTGGTCAACCGAGGGGTGCCAGGGGTCATTGCTATGGCCGATCGCATTCCCGACGATGTCGCCCTCACCTTTACCCAACTGCTCTATCGCAACCTGCACCAGGGTCATCCCATCGACCTCTGCCTCAGCCGCGTGCGCCAGGGGCTGATGTCGGCCTACGGTTCAGACCAACCCTTTTGGATGCTGCCGCTGCTCTACCTGCGGGCCGACTTTGACGGCTACCTCTACCAAGCAGAACCATCGGCAGCGCTCTCCGGCCTCAATGGTCTCGAGTCGGATGATCTAACGGAGGTGGCGCTGATGGTGCCCGACTACAGCACCGATCCCGACATCTCGGGCCTAGCCGCAGAAATTCTCACCCGTCAGGCGGCCGATCTAGCCAGCGATCGCCCTCCCCTGCCCCTCTACGACTGGCTCCAAGAGGATGACCCACCCGAGGCCGAGGTCGCCGTTGCCCATCTAGTCGAGCAGCTCTCTCAACCAGCATCGGTGGCCCCAGACCAGCCCCCAGCCGCCGACCCCACCGAAAACCTGCGGCCCCTGCCAGAGGCCCCCTACCCGGTATCGTCGCTACCCGACCGGCAAACCGAGGGTCTAAAGTTGGTTTTGGCCGCCGCCAAGACCCTTGTGCCTCACCATCGCTGGCCACCGTCCCGCAACCTAATGGTGTGGGGTAGCCTGAGTTTGGCCGGGCTAGGGGCTGTGCTCGGGCTATCGATCGCCACCCTGTCAGCTATCAACCGGCCCACTACAGCCCAGCCTACCAGTCCTATTGATCGCCCGGTGGCACTGAGCGATAGGACCACCCAGCCCAACGAAGTCATACTCTCCAGTGCGATTAGCGCCCTCGCCCTCGATCGCACTGCCACCGCCAGACCCCTACTCGAGCAACTGCTCGATCGCCACGACCTCAACGCCGCTGCCTCCGCCCTCATCAATGTTGCCGAACCTCAGCTGCAAGACCCCGATATAGCCTTTGTGCGAGGTCGCCTAGCCTGGCAGCAAATGATCACCGACCCGGCAGTCGGCACTAGCCCCAGCGATGCCCTGCGCGCCTGGCTAGATGCCACCCAAGGTCGCCCCGACTTTCTCGAAGCCTGGGTCGGGCTCGGGTTTGCCCACTATGCCCTCGGTGATTACAGCGAGGCAATCAATGCCTGGGAACGAGCGATCGCCCTAGACCAGAGTCAGCGGCGCGACATTGACCCAGCGGCTGGCCCCCAGGTGGCCAATCCCATTACAGTCCACGCCTATGCCGGGCTAGCCATGGCCTACCACCAAGAAAGCAGCATCACGCTTTTACCCGCAGAGCAGGCTCCCTTTCAGCAGCAGGCCCAGAGCTACTACAGCCAAACCCTGGCTCTCAATCCGGCCATGGTTAACTCCAACACTCTGGCCCTTCACTGGCTGTGGTCGCCAACACTCATTAGCGACTGGCAAACCACTGTAAGTCAGCTAGCCATCAGCGGCACCCCAACTTGGCCCTAG
- a CDS encoding alpha/beta hydrolase family protein, with product MANSWNNSIVLRLGKFLGLGLMSAIATLAVAAPGQGEIISVGLDGLEVAPLSEADQARLEALLEVQQPEVLSTLSPDGTTLVVAVSSRLYPDDRSLHFLNILTGELSDALALEYDLFAPDLPLRWIDNDTLRYVQRDVYGPWEIITVNRETQIASRTRVYPTQPEDGEVLGIAPDFSKFAVRVYGEAEDIVYIVFLPSLRRLEVARLPKDLEIKPPAWSTSGDQVALVTSAGEERQLYDRTPYSPSLATAVIQDALGRLAVADNPFHQHSAVRVFDFSQAEPLRLELTAPDQGGDTFGGASLSPDGRQLLVKRYRPSVVVGRDQPSYVFPESAYYQVYDLAGTVLDTIAADALRGPMESQGQFLGRDRLLFWAAEGINRHLYVYDLGDRTLTPLPLPSGSVDADSIVASETGRTIVYGFSSVMQPPELFAIDLNGEVEVRSLTALNASVSDSNRVRMDVVSFTTSQGDRPGWLVQPAGSAFPPQGVPIVLWQQGGPGFSMANEFATDVEMPLNLLPNFGLAVLVVPLSGREGFGPELYRALADGQNFGQVDVEEGADIIEQMIRQGWTTAAQVGVTGCSYGGYYAAHIMAQFPQLVGAANPQCSLLDTLTEWQLGYSSLLSYLVGQTPMEAPARYLQASPLYSAQAIRTPTLLFHGAEDFLQIDVARNFHDVIDLANVPVTLYEFEGVGHSLYGSGYQPLAAQLQIEFFRQYLRP from the coding sequence GTGGCAAATTCCTGGAATAATTCGATTGTTTTGCGGCTGGGTAAATTCCTGGGTCTAGGCCTGATGAGCGCGATCGCAACTTTAGCGGTCGCTGCCCCAGGTCAGGGAGAGATTATCTCGGTGGGGCTTGACGGGCTAGAGGTGGCTCCGCTTTCAGAGGCCGACCAGGCTCGGCTAGAGGCTCTGCTGGAAGTGCAGCAGCCCGAGGTGCTCAGCACCCTCAGTCCCGATGGCACGACGCTGGTGGTAGCGGTCAGCAGCCGCCTGTACCCAGACGATCGCAGCCTGCACTTTCTCAATATTCTCACTGGCGAGTTGAGCGACGCCCTGGCCCTAGAGTATGACCTGTTTGCCCCAGATCTGCCGCTGCGCTGGATTGACAACGACACCCTGCGCTACGTGCAACGAGATGTCTATGGGCCATGGGAAATTATTACGGTAAACCGGGAAACGCAGATCGCCTCGCGGACCAGGGTTTACCCCACCCAACCCGAAGATGGCGAGGTGTTGGGCATAGCGCCAGATTTTTCAAAGTTTGCCGTGCGGGTCTATGGCGAAGCCGAAGACATTGTCTACATTGTGTTTTTGCCATCGCTGCGGCGGCTAGAGGTGGCCCGGTTGCCCAAAGATTTAGAGATTAAGCCGCCTGCCTGGTCGACCAGTGGCGATCAGGTGGCGCTGGTGACCTCGGCGGGCGAAGAGCGCCAACTGTACGATCGCACCCCCTACAGCCCCAGCCTGGCCACGGCGGTGATTCAGGATGCCCTGGGGCGTTTGGCCGTGGCTGACAACCCCTTTCACCAGCACAGCGCCGTGCGGGTGTTTGACTTTTCGCAGGCCGAGCCGCTGCGGCTGGAGCTAACCGCTCCCGACCAGGGGGGCGATACCTTTGGGGGGGCTAGCCTCAGCCCCGATGGGCGGCAGCTGTTGGTCAAGCGCTATCGTCCCAGTGTGGTGGTGGGGCGAGACCAGCCGTCCTACGTGTTTCCTGAGTCGGCCTACTACCAGGTGTATGACCTGGCAGGCACAGTGCTCGATACGATCGCCGCCGATGCCCTGCGGGGGCCAATGGAGTCGCAGGGGCAGTTTTTGGGACGCGATCGCCTGCTATTTTGGGCCGCTGAGGGCATCAACCGACATCTGTATGTCTATGACTTGGGCGATCGCACCCTTACGCCCTTGCCCTTGCCATCGGGGTCAGTGGATGCTGATTCGATTGTGGCCAGTGAGACAGGCCGCACCATTGTCTACGGGTTTTCTTCGGTAATGCAACCGCCGGAGTTGTTTGCGATCGATCTCAACGGCGAGGTCGAGGTGCGATCGCTCACCGCTCTAAATGCATCCGTCTCCGACAGCAACCGGGTACGCATGGATGTGGTGAGCTTTACCACCAGCCAGGGCGATCGTCCCGGCTGGCTGGTTCAGCCTGCGGGCAGCGCCTTTCCGCCCCAGGGGGTGCCCATTGTGCTGTGGCAGCAGGGGGGGCCAGGGTTTTCGATGGCCAACGAGTTTGCCACCGATGTTGAAATGCCGCTGAATCTGCTGCCCAATTTTGGGCTGGCGGTGCTGGTGGTGCCCCTCTCGGGGCGCGAGGGGTTTGGCCCAGAGCTATACCGAGCCCTGGCCGATGGCCAAAACTTTGGTCAAGTCGATGTCGAAGAAGGGGCCGACATTATTGAGCAGATGATTCGGCAGGGGTGGACGACGGCGGCCCAGGTGGGGGTGACCGGCTGTTCCTACGGCGGCTACTACGCCGCCCACATCATGGCCCAGTTTCCCCAGCTGGTAGGAGCTGCCAACCCCCAATGCTCGCTGCTCGACACCTTGACCGAATGGCAGTTGGGCTACTCATCACTGCTATCGTACCTGGTGGGGCAAACGCCGATGGAAGCCCCTGCCAGGTATCTCCAGGCTTCGCCGCTATACAGTGCCCAGGCCATTCGCACCCCGACGCTGCTGTTTCACGGGGCTGAAGATTTTTTGCAGATTGACGTAGCCCGCAACTTCCACGATGTCATTGACTTGGCCAACGTTCCAGTAACGCTCTACGAGTTTGAGGGCGTAGGCCACAGCCTCTATGGTTCTGGCTATCAACCCTTGGCCGCCCAGCTGCAAATCGAGTTTTTTCGGCAGTATTTGCGGCCTTAG
- a CDS encoding YegS/Rv2252/BmrU family lipid kinase has protein sequence MPSTLAILAHPTQVDTLLSWLLKNQPVLTHFQIMAPAEMVEGMERGWDLDTIDLVSLKDSRQGGDIELASHILAGDVAGVLFFTEPEAIATAFPSFALVLRACQLQGIPIALNEVSATLLLRGIAESQIAYLIFNPVAGQGNPNTDLALIKEVLEPQIMVNVIMTKPELDPAAQAREIIEHIHSKNEHDMGRSLIIASGGDGTVSAVAGAAMNTGIPLGVIPRGTANAFSVGLGIPTNLRAACETILAGNTHVIDAARCNDIPMVLLAGVGFEAGMVDGATRQLKNELGNLAYVLSGVRQLASAEPFDATLELDGEVTTVTTNAITVANVAPPTSVLAQGMGEVIPDDGLLEVTISTSTTRLQGINALASLMAAAAWGNPTQRDDITCLRVKRIKVTTEPPQKLVIDGEILEANPMEFECLPQALTVFAPLKTV, from the coding sequence ATGCCCAGCACGCTCGCGATTCTTGCTCACCCCACGCAAGTAGACACCCTTCTGAGCTGGCTCTTAAAGAACCAGCCGGTATTGACTCACTTTCAAATCATGGCCCCGGCCGAAATGGTTGAGGGCATGGAACGCGGCTGGGATCTAGACACCATAGATTTGGTATCGCTAAAAGACTCTCGGCAGGGGGGCGATATTGAGCTGGCATCCCACATTCTGGCGGGCGATGTGGCGGGGGTGTTGTTCTTTACCGAGCCAGAGGCGATCGCCACAGCCTTTCCCAGTTTTGCGTTGGTGCTGCGGGCCTGCCAACTCCAGGGCATCCCCATCGCCCTCAACGAGGTATCGGCCACGCTGCTACTGCGGGGCATTGCCGAAAGCCAAATCGCCTACCTGATCTTCAACCCAGTGGCTGGGCAGGGCAACCCCAACACCGATCTGGCTTTGATTAAAGAAGTACTAGAGCCCCAGATCATGGTCAATGTGATCATGACTAAGCCCGAGCTAGATCCCGCTGCTCAGGCACGCGAAATTATCGAGCACATTCATTCCAAAAATGAACACGACATGGGCCGCAGCCTGATCATCGCCTCCGGGGGCGATGGCACCGTGTCAGCCGTCGCTGGGGCCGCCATGAACACCGGCATTCCCCTAGGTGTTATTCCTCGGGGCACCGCCAACGCCTTTTCGGTGGGATTGGGCATACCCACCAACCTGCGGGCCGCCTGTGAAACTATTTTGGCGGGCAATACCCACGTGATTGACGCCGCCCGCTGCAATGATATACCCATGGTTTTGCTGGCCGGGGTAGGCTTTGAGGCAGGCATGGTCGACGGAGCCACCCGGCAACTCAAAAACGAGCTGGGCAACCTAGCCTACGTGCTCTCTGGGGTGCGGCAGCTAGCATCTGCAGAGCCCTTTGACGCCACCCTCGAACTTGACGGCGAAGTCACCACCGTCACCACCAACGCCATCACAGTAGCCAACGTGGCTCCCCCCACATCGGTGCTGGCCCAGGGCATGGGCGAAGTGATTCCCGACGATGGCCTACTAGAGGTCACTATCTCGACTAGCACCACCCGACTCCAGGGCATCAATGCCCTGGCCTCTCTCATGGCCGCTGCCGCCTGGGGTAACCCGACCCAGCGCGACGATATTACCTGCCTACGGGTCAAACGCATCAAGGTGACCACTGAGCCACCGCAGAAGCTAGTGATTGATGGCGAAATCTTAGAGGCAAACCCGATGGAATTTGAGTGTTTGCCCCAGGCGCTAACGGTGTTTGCACCGCTGAAAACGGTCTAG
- the eno gene encoding phosphopyruvate hydratase has translation MVAITSVHGRQILDSRGNPTVEVDVVLEGGAKGRAGVPSGASTGIREALELRDGDQSVYGGKGVLKAVANVNDAIAPAILGMDAMDLAAVDRKMLALDGTDNKGTLGANAILGVSMAVARAASVAADIPLYVHLGGPDSVLLPVPCFNIINGGAHADNSVDFQEFMIAPVGAPSFSEALRYGAEVYHALKSVLKAAGYSTAIGDEGGFAPNLKSNVEAIEVILKGIEKAGLKPGDDIAIALDPAVSELYQADGSYLFYKSDQSRKSSDEMIALWESWVNQFPIVSIEDGLGEQDWAGWQAMTKTLGDRIQLVGDDAFVTNPAIIAQAIKDGVGNSTLVKVNQIGSITETLEAIKMSHQAGYTCMVSHRSGETPDDFIADLVVGAMTGQIKSGAPCRGERLSKYNQLLRIEEELGARAKYAGVGTFKRQAMTA, from the coding sequence ATGGTTGCAATTACATCAGTTCACGGCAGGCAGATTCTTGACTCTCGGGGTAACCCCACAGTTGAGGTTGATGTAGTGCTGGAGGGTGGTGCTAAGGGGCGGGCAGGTGTGCCTTCTGGGGCATCAACCGGTATTCGCGAAGCCCTAGAACTGCGCGATGGCGATCAGTCTGTCTACGGTGGCAAAGGCGTGCTCAAGGCCGTCGCCAACGTCAACGATGCCATTGCCCCCGCCATTTTGGGTATGGATGCGATGGATCTAGCCGCTGTCGATCGCAAAATGCTGGCCTTAGATGGCACCGACAATAAGGGCACCCTGGGAGCCAACGCCATTCTTGGCGTGTCGATGGCGGTGGCCCGTGCCGCCTCGGTCGCGGCTGACATTCCTCTCTACGTGCACCTGGGCGGCCCCGATTCGGTACTGCTGCCAGTGCCCTGCTTCAACATCATCAACGGTGGTGCCCACGCCGACAACAGCGTCGATTTTCAAGAATTTATGATTGCTCCAGTGGGTGCGCCCAGTTTCTCGGAGGCGTTGCGCTACGGGGCCGAGGTCTACCACGCCCTCAAATCGGTGCTCAAGGCAGCGGGCTACAGCACGGCCATTGGTGACGAGGGCGGCTTTGCCCCCAACCTCAAGAGCAATGTCGAAGCCATTGAAGTCATTCTCAAGGGCATTGAGAAAGCTGGGCTCAAGCCTGGGGATGACATTGCGATCGCCCTCGACCCCGCCGTCAGTGAGCTGTACCAAGCAGACGGCAGCTACCTGTTCTACAAGTCTGACCAGAGCCGCAAGAGTTCTGACGAGATGATTGCCCTCTGGGAAAGCTGGGTCAACCAGTTTCCGATTGTCTCGATCGAAGACGGCCTGGGTGAGCAAGACTGGGCGGGCTGGCAAGCTATGACCAAAACCCTGGGCGATCGCATTCAGCTAGTCGGCGACGATGCCTTTGTCACCAACCCCGCCATCATTGCCCAGGCGATCAAAGATGGCGTCGGCAACTCGACCTTAGTTAAGGTCAACCAGATTGGCTCGATTACCGAAACCTTAGAGGCGATCAAGATGTCTCACCAGGCGGGCTACACCTGCATGGTCAGCCACCGCTCGGGCGAAACCCCCGACGACTTCATCGCCGACCTAGTAGTGGGGGCCATGACCGGCCAGATCAAATCTGGTGCCCCCTGCCGGGGCGAGCGGCTGTCAAAGTACAACCAGCTGCTGCGCATTGAAGAAGAACTGGGGGCTAGGGCTAAGTACGCGGGCGTTGGCACCTTTAAGCGCCAAGCTATGACCGCCTAA